The DNA sequence AATTATTCCTGAAGTCAGAGCCTTACAACATGAATTTTCTAATCTAACCCTGCATGAAAGAGGCTACGATGAGCATGATTTTAATGATGCCGATCTTGCCATTATTGCAGTAAATGATATTGAACTGGCAGGAGAAATCAGGGGAAAAGCCCAGCAAAAAAATGTATTGGTGAATATTGCGGACAAGCCTGATCTTTGTGACTTTTATTTAGGTTCCATTGTCAAAAAAGGAAGTCTCAAAATTGCTATTTCTACCAACGGAAAATCTCCGACCATTGCCAAGAGATTAAGGGAAACCTTTACCGAAGTCATTCCTGATGAAATGGATCATGTGTTGGATAATATGCAGCATATCCGGAACAGACTGACCGGAGATTTCAATTATAAAGTGAAGGAACTCAACAAAATCACTACGGAATATCTGTCCGATGGAAAAGTTTCTTTAAAACCAGATATGGAAATTGAAAAACTGATTAATATTACCAAAACAGCCCAAAGAAAAGCCAATATTTACCTTGCAATCATTGGTATTTTACTTCTTTTCGGGTTATTTGGACTTGTGGTCTATCAGTTTAATCTTTCAGATGATATCCAATATTTTCTGAACAAAGACGGTCATATCTTTTATTGGATGCTGTTTGCAGGCTTTATGGCGGAAATTGTCGCAGGATCTATGGGAATGGGCTATGGAGTAATATGTACCACAATTCTCTTACTGTTAAATGTTCCACCGCCTGTTGTGAGTGCGAGCATCCACTCTGCAGAATCGTTTACCACAGCAGCAGGAAGTTTCAGCCATTACAAACTGGGAAATGTCAATAAGAAAATGGTATGGGTATTATTTCCGCTGGCTATTGTGGGTTCTGTTATCGGTGCATTGACGCTGTCTCATTACGGGGAACACTATGCTCATATTGTAAAGCCTATTATTGCCTGCTACACATTATATCTTGGAATTAATATCTTACGAAATGCATTCAAAGATAAAAAATCAGGGCAAACAAAAACCAAACGCAGAACCAATCTCAGAATATTAGGATTGGCAGGAGGTTTTATTGATTCCTTTGCTGGTGGCGGCTGGGGTCCTTTGGTAACCGGAACGCTTATCAAAGAGGGAAGGATCCCCCGTTATGTCGTGGGAAGCTCCACTGTAGCCAAGTTTTTACTGACCGTAACAAGTGCGATAACATTTATTTTCACTATTGGAATTCATCACTGGAATATTGTTTTAGGACTTTTATTGGGGGGTATTTTTACGGCTCCGTTTTCGGCGATGCTTACGGCAAAACTTCCGACAAAAAAAATGTTTGTTGTGGTAGGAATTGTGGTTATTCTGATGAGTCTTGTTACAATAACAAAGTCTTTTTTGTCATAAAAAAATTAAACGCAGAGATTTTAATGTTTTACTTTATTTTGAGGCATCAGGGGGAAGAATCATGATATCGTCTATTGGCACTATCATTACTCATTTTTAGTAAAAATCTGAAACCATTAGAACTTTGCGTTTTTTTATTTTTTTTTAAACTATATATAAAATGTTTTTGGGAAACGCAAAGGCGCAACATGATTAAAAAAGGCTGCTATAAGGCACAAGGATTTTATCTTCGATAAAATTAAATACAGGATATCTTAGTCTCCCATCAATTATTTAGATTTAGCAATTGATTCTTTTAAGTGGTGTATAATCCAAAGCTTCATCAACGATACAGTCGTAATCTTTGCTCACTTTATTAAAAGCTTACATCTTCAAACTTTGCGTTTTAATTTTACATATTTTAAAGAAATTTAAATACATTATATCATTGCCCGCTTTTACTTTTCAAGTTCACGAATTACTACTTTAGCCATTTCTTTAGAACTGAAAGGGTTTTGTCCCGTGATCAAATGTCCATCCACCACAACGTTGGAAGTCATCGGAATAAAAGCTTTTTTATAATATACGTCCCGTTCTTTAAGGGCTGCCTCAAGATTAAAAGGAACTTCATTTTTTCTTCTTGCCAAAGTTTCTTCAAACCAGTCAAATCCCGTAATATTTTTACCTTTAATCATGTATTCTCCATCAGAAAGCTTTACGTTCAATAATCCTCCAACTCCATGACAGATCGCTGCGACCATTTTATTATTTTTATATTGGTCTCTTAGTATAATCCGTAGAGTTGTATTATCAGGAAAATCATACATTGTTCCATGCCCTCCAGCCAAATAAATGCAGTCGAAGGATTCATTCTTTACCTCATTGAGACTTTTTGTATGTGTTAATTCATTCATAAACCCTG is a window from the Chryseobacterium indologenes genome containing:
- a CDS encoding TSUP family transporter, producing the protein MSNSLYPIFLKLENLSLLIIGGGKVALEKLESVLGNSPDTFIKLVAKEIIPEVRALQHEFSNLTLHERGYDEHDFNDADLAIIAVNDIELAGEIRGKAQQKNVLVNIADKPDLCDFYLGSIVKKGSLKIAISTNGKSPTIAKRLRETFTEVIPDEMDHVLDNMQHIRNRLTGDFNYKVKELNKITTEYLSDGKVSLKPDMEIEKLINITKTAQRKANIYLAIIGILLLFGLFGLVVYQFNLSDDIQYFLNKDGHIFYWMLFAGFMAEIVAGSMGMGYGVICTTILLLLNVPPPVVSASIHSAESFTTAAGSFSHYKLGNVNKKMVWVLFPLAIVGSVIGALTLSHYGEHYAHIVKPIIACYTLYLGINILRNAFKDKKSGQTKTKRRTNLRILGLAGGFIDSFAGGGWGPLVTGTLIKEGRIPRYVVGSSTVAKFLLTVTSAITFIFTIGIHHWNIVLGLLLGGIFTAPFSAMLTAKLPTKKMFVVVGIVVILMSLVTITKSFLS
- a CDS encoding type 1 glutamine amidotransferase domain-containing protein; amino-acid sequence: MIKKILLIVTNVDQYASGNFKTGLWLSELTHIYHAAREKGWQITIASPKGGNTPVDPESLKPLVLDGISKKYYENSGFMNELTHTKSLNEVKNESFDCIYLAGGHGTMYDFPDNTTLRIILRDQYKNNKMVAAICHGVGGLLNVKLSDGEYMIKGKNITGFDWFEETLARRKNEVPFNLEAALKERDVYYKKAFIPMTSNVVVDGHLITGQNPFSSKEMAKVVIRELEK